One Glycine max cultivar Williams 82 chromosome 6, Glycine_max_v4.0, whole genome shotgun sequence DNA segment encodes these proteins:
- the LOC100789752 gene encoding exocyst complex component EXO70B1: MVFMLIMINIQSWLQKRKVWRFVCFFSSVVGLLCYAFSSSFNNLFGKWTWWKILLYIGFSFIICLTVLFAKVWECSTSPRVEAHMAFFILMITSVYAFFFDKEVKGKPDAYSLVSCAAFAIMSLALSRLSHFGFEVDLLHFFSGVLTIQLMKIKLWLVIVGGSFSYSLVILRSSLVAARSGYHGLQDQNHHHVVIEFGSHSESQGTRTSSSTTQVDTSQAIVIMAQETDSPPEIEDLGFQVTESQQRNNDSDNNSIVTQFMGCIEALKKEKEKVIFTIFKHAEEYLKASLVQTPVLQLHCDDNLVVDSLPSVIINDLRECVRLMVTAGLKEECIDVYITWRREFLGEMLSWLIKLKIARFYIKALCVADRILLPNERRLCECVFEGSIPFEDKYPALPGIHRFGFRKSLDSYPGLPETIHGRKFGELLSLTYGVKEKAIVPGGRVHQITLDVLDYAGIIDVQLTDLLDSSLEGKFPLNNIAMITNLLDSSLEANSQNYHDPILGYVFIINNRSYIRQRAMRGGLRHILGNDWIRKNTTSIKENLQLYLRSSWNKILDILKLDINESEPNVAAQLMKNKLLSFNEHFDDICNIQCTWFVFTKELRRKIIQSIEKILLPAYGNFIGRLQDFIGNQAYEHIEYGMFDIQDRLNNLFLVRE, translated from the coding sequence ATGGTCTTCATGTTGATCATGATCAATATTCAGAGTTGGCTGCAGAAGCGAAAGGTATGGAGATttgtgtgtttcttttcatcTGTTGTTGGACTGCTCTGTTACGCTTTCAGCTCTTCTTTCAATAATCTATTTGGAAAGTGGACATGGTGGAAGATATTACTTTACATTggttttagtttcattatctgcCTTACTGTCTTGTTTGCAAAGGTTTGGGAGTGCTCCACCTCTCCTCGGGTGGAAGCTCACATggccttttttattttgatgatcaCTTCTGTGTATGCTTTTTTCTTCGATAAAGAAGTGAAAGGGAAACCAGACGCATATAGCCTTGTTTCATGTGCTGCATTTGCAATCATGTCTTTGGCTTTATCAAGATTGAGTCATTTTGGTTTTGAGGTTGATCTCTTACACTTTTTCAGTGGAGTCCTAACAATACAACTCATGAAAATAAAGTTATGGTTAGTCATTGTTGGAGGAAGTTTCAGTTATTCCCTCGTCATTCTTCGTTCCTCTTTGGTTGCTGCGAGAAGTGGGTATCATGGACTCCAAGATCAAAATCATCATCATGTAGTCATTGAATTTGGTTCACATTCAGAATCACAGGGAACCAGAACCAGTTCTAGCACTACTCAAGTAGATACGTCCCAAGCTATTGTTATCATGGCACAAGAGACTGATTCCCCTCCAGAAATTGAAGATCTAGGATTCCAAGTCACTGAATCGCAACAAAGAAATAATGATAGTGATAACAATAGTATTGTGACACAGTTCATGGGTTGCATAGAGGCGCTtaagaaggagaaagagaaagttATTTTCACAATTTTCAAGCATGCTGAGGAATACCTCAAAGCTAGTCTTGTCCAGACTCCAGTGCTGCAATTGCATTGCGATGACAACTTGGTGGTGGATTCTCTGCCATCAGTTATTATCAATGACCTTCGTGAATGTGTAAGGCTGATGGTGACAGCAGGGTTAAAGGAGGAATGCATTGACGTGTACATTACTTGGCGGAGGGAGTTTCTGGGTGAGATGCTATCATGGTTGATAAAGCTCAAAATTGCCCGGTTTTATATAAAAGCTTTGTGCGTAGCTGATAGGATATTATTACCCAATGAAAGAAGACTATGTGAATGCGTCTTTGAGGGGTCCATTCCCTTTGAGGATAAGTACCCTGCATTACCGGGAATACATAGGTTCGGGTTTCGGAAGAGTTTGGACAGTTATCCTGGATTGCCCGAAACAATACATGGACGTAAGTTCGGGGAATTGTTAAGTCTTACTTACGGTGTTAAGGAGAAAGCCATTGTTCCCGGCGGCAGGGTTCATCAGATTACCCTTGATGTGCTGGACTACGCTGGGATTATAGATGTGCAGTTAACAGACCTGTTAGACAGCAGTTTGGAAGGAAAGTTTCCACTGAATAACATAGCCATGATAACAAACCTGTTAGACAGCAGTTTGGAAGCCAACTCCCAAAATTACCATGATCCTATTTTGGGTTACGTTTTCATCATCAACAATCGAAGCTACATACGGCAAAGGGCAATGCGGGGTGGATTGAGACATATTCTTGGAAATGACTGGATTCGAAAAAACACAACTAGTATCAAAGAAAACCTTCAACTCTATCTGAGAAGCTCATGGAATAAGATCTTGGATATTTTGAAGCTGGACATCAATGAGTCAGAGCCTAATGTTGCGGCACAGTTAATGAAAAACAAGCTTCTTTCCTTCAACGAACACTTCGACGATATATGCAACATTCAGTGTACGTGGTTTGTCTTCACTAAGGAGCTAAGGAGAAAAATTATACAATCCATAGAAAAGATCTTGTTGCCAGCATATGGAAACTTCATTGGGAGGTTGCAGGATTTTATTGGTAACCAAGCTTATGAGCACATTGAGTATGGAATGTTTGACATTCAAGATAGACTCAACAATTTATTTCTTGTAAGAGAGTAG